A genomic segment from Rickettsiella endosymbiont of Miltochrista miniata encodes:
- the fusA gene encoding elongation factor G: MDRQTPIERYRNIGIIAHIDAGKTTTTERILFYTGVSHKLGEVHEGTAIMDWMAQEQERGITITSAATTCFWDGMAHQFPQHRINIIDTPGHVDFTIEVERSLRVLDGACVVFCAVSGVEPQSETVWRQANKYQVPRLAFVNKMDRAGANFLRVVEQIAKRLGGRPIPIHIPIGAEEKFEGVVDLVQMKAIYWDESTQGMRFEYRDIPEALQAECEIWHEKLIEAVAEASEEMTERYLNGEKFTPDEVKHAIRVLTLDSKIVPVLCGSAFKNKGVQAMLDAVIEYLPAPNDVAAIKGVLDDANQTVAERPPVDDAPFAALAFKIATDPFVGSLVYFRVYSGVVKSGDGVYNPVKSKKERIGRIVQMHANTREEIKEVRAGDIAAAVGLKYTTTGDTLSDPNNIITLERMEFPEPVISVAVEPKTKADQEKMSIALSKLAQEDPSFRVRVDEESGQTIISGMGELHLEIIVDRMKREFSVEANVGKPQVAYRETIRKAVEQEGKFVRQSGGRGQYGHVWIKLEPLEAGKGYEFENAIVGGVIPREYIPAVDKGIKEQLENGVIAGYPVVDVKVTLFDGTYHDVDSSEMAFKIAGSMAFKEGARKASPVLLEPIMKVEVVTPEEYMGDVMGDLNRRRGILQGMEDLPAGGGKMIRAEVPLSEMFGYATDLRSATQGRATYTMEFGKYNEAPANVADGIIRKKDDSK, encoded by the coding sequence GTGGATCGACAAACACCCATAGAACGCTATCGAAATATCGGTATTATTGCCCATATAGATGCGGGGAAGACAACAACAACAGAGCGTATATTATTTTATACTGGGGTATCACATAAGCTAGGTGAGGTCCATGAGGGCACCGCCATTATGGATTGGATGGCTCAAGAGCAGGAGCGCGGTATTACGATTACCTCGGCTGCGACCACCTGCTTTTGGGATGGTATGGCCCATCAATTTCCTCAGCATCGTATCAATATCATTGATACGCCTGGACACGTCGATTTTACTATTGAAGTGGAACGTTCACTGCGTGTGCTGGATGGAGCTTGTGTCGTCTTTTGTGCTGTGAGTGGTGTTGAGCCGCAATCGGAAACAGTATGGCGTCAAGCAAATAAATATCAGGTGCCGCGTCTTGCCTTTGTGAATAAGATGGATAGAGCGGGTGCAAACTTCTTGCGCGTCGTTGAGCAGATAGCTAAGCGCTTGGGCGGGCGTCCGATTCCTATCCATATCCCGATAGGTGCAGAAGAAAAATTTGAAGGCGTCGTTGATTTAGTGCAGATGAAGGCTATTTACTGGGATGAAAGTACGCAAGGCATGCGTTTTGAGTATCGAGATATTCCCGAAGCCCTACAAGCTGAGTGTGAAATTTGGCATGAGAAACTGATTGAGGCAGTCGCTGAAGCTTCTGAAGAGATGACGGAGCGTTACCTTAACGGCGAAAAATTTACACCTGATGAAGTCAAGCATGCTATTCGTGTGTTGACCTTAGATAGTAAGATTGTTCCTGTGCTATGTGGTTCTGCCTTTAAGAATAAGGGTGTGCAAGCGATGTTGGATGCCGTTATTGAGTATTTACCGGCGCCTAATGATGTTGCAGCCATTAAAGGTGTGCTCGATGATGCTAATCAAACGGTTGCTGAAAGACCGCCGGTTGATGATGCGCCTTTTGCAGCGCTTGCGTTTAAAATTGCTACCGATCCTTTTGTTGGTTCGCTGGTGTATTTTCGAGTCTATTCAGGTGTTGTAAAGAGCGGCGATGGTGTTTACAACCCAGTTAAAAGTAAAAAAGAGCGTATAGGACGTATCGTGCAAATGCACGCCAATACACGCGAAGAAATAAAAGAAGTTCGTGCAGGCGATATTGCTGCCGCTGTTGGTCTGAAGTACACCACAACCGGTGATACACTTTCAGATCCAAATAATATTATTACGTTGGAGCGCATGGAGTTCCCTGAGCCAGTTATCTCCGTAGCGGTAGAGCCTAAAACCAAGGCCGACCAAGAGAAAATGTCTATTGCCTTGAGTAAACTAGCGCAAGAAGATCCTTCCTTTCGAGTGCGTGTCGATGAAGAATCAGGTCAAACCATTATTTCTGGTATGGGAGAACTGCATTTAGAAATTATTGTTGACCGTATGAAGCGAGAATTCAGTGTCGAAGCGAATGTCGGTAAACCGCAAGTCGCTTATCGAGAAACCATACGTAAAGCCGTTGAACAAGAAGGGAAGTTTGTTCGTCAAAGTGGTGGTCGCGGTCAATATGGCCATGTATGGATAAAGCTGGAACCATTAGAAGCAGGTAAAGGCTACGAATTTGAAAATGCTATTGTCGGCGGGGTTATTCCTAGAGAATATATTCCAGCCGTGGATAAAGGGATAAAAGAGCAATTAGAAAATGGTGTCATAGCAGGCTACCCAGTCGTAGATGTGAAGGTAACACTTTTTGATGGTACTTATCACGATGTCGATTCCAGTGAAATGGCTTTCAAAATTGCGGGCTCAATGGCTTTTAAAGAAGGAGCACGCAAAGCGTCGCCTGTCTTGTTAGAGCCGATTATGAAAGTTGAAGTAGTAACGCCTGAAGAGTATATGGGTGATGTCATGGGTGATTTGAATCGCCGGCGTGGAATTTTGCAGGGTATGGAAGATTTGCCTGCGGGTGGTGGGAAAATGATACGCGCTGAGGTTCCACTTTCTGAAATGTTTGGTTATGCCACAGACTTACGTTCAGCGACTCAAGGACGTGCAACCTATACGATGGAGTTTGGTAAATATAACGAAGCTCCCGCTAACGTTGCGGATGGCATTATTCGTAAAAAAGATGATAGTAAATAA
- the rpsG gene encoding 30S ribosomal protein S7, whose protein sequence is MPRRRVAAKRVILPDPKFKSELLSKFINSVMKNGKKAVAEKIVYGALERLDARLRDKSKKVDRDEEAGGEGSSKQGFDADALLDVFDQALDNIRPNVEVRARRVGGSTYQIPVEVRPSRRTALAMRWLKVAASQRSEKTMAQRLSAEILDAYDNKGIAVKKREDTHRMAKANQAFAHFRFG, encoded by the coding sequence ATGCCAAGAAGACGTGTTGCTGCTAAAAGGGTTATCCTCCCTGATCCTAAGTTTAAAAGTGAGTTATTGAGTAAATTCATTAATTCAGTGATGAAGAATGGGAAAAAAGCTGTTGCGGAAAAAATCGTTTATGGCGCTTTAGAACGCTTAGATGCCCGATTAAGAGATAAGTCTAAAAAAGTAGATAGAGACGAAGAAGCAGGCGGGGAAGGTAGTAGTAAGCAAGGATTTGATGCGGACGCATTGCTCGATGTTTTTGACCAAGCTTTAGATAATATCCGACCGAATGTTGAGGTAAGAGCAAGGCGTGTGGGCGGCTCGACCTATCAAATTCCAGTTGAAGTGCGGCCGTCGCGACGTACAGCCTTAGCTATGCGCTGGCTGAAGGTAGCAGCGAGTCAACGTAGCGAAAAGACCATGGCACAGCGCTTGTCGGCAGAGATTTTGGATGCTTATGACAATAAAGGCATCGCAGTGAAAAAACGAGAAGATACGCACCGTATGGCTAAGGCTAACCAAGCTTTTGCTCATTTCCGGTTCGGCTGA
- the rpsL gene encoding 30S ribosomal protein S12 has translation MATINQLVRKPRVQRRAKSMVPALGECPQKRGVCTRVYTVTPKKPNSALRKVARVRLTNGMEVTTYIGGEGHNLQEHSVILMRGGRVKDLPGVRYHVVRGALDTSGVSGRKQGRSKYGAKRPKDK, from the coding sequence ATGGCCACAATTAACCAGTTAGTACGAAAGCCGCGTGTACAAAGACGCGCTAAATCAATGGTACCTGCGTTGGGCGAATGCCCCCAAAAACGCGGTGTTTGCACACGTGTTTATACAGTTACACCTAAAAAGCCAAATTCGGCTTTACGTAAGGTGGCGCGGGTGCGCTTAACCAACGGCATGGAAGTAACGACTTACATCGGTGGTGAAGGTCATAATCTCCAAGAGCACTCGGTTATTCTGATGCGTGGCGGTCGTGTAAAAGACTTGCCTGGTGTTCGATATCACGTAGTGCGCGGCGCTTTAGATACCTCAGGGGTATCGGGTCGAAAACAAGGGCGTTCTAAATATGGTGCTAAACGGCCTAAAGATAAATAA